The genomic segment GTGCAACAACAAATCACAACAATCTTGTGATTGCAAAACAGGGGATGTTTTCCTCAGGCGGAATCGTGGTGCGTTCAGCAGGAGTGTTCAACCCTGAAAATCAATGGGAGGCAAGCGGATCCGGACAAACAACACATGCGGATCACGCAAATGTATTGTATCAAATTCCGGCGGTGGAAACAGAACTTCCGATGGTGTTCTTACACGGTTATGGACAGTCCCGTATGGGTTGGATGACAACACCGGACGGGCGTGAAGGCTGGAGCAATCTTTTTTTGAAAAAAGGACACAGTATTTTTTTAATTGATGAACCGCGCCGGGGTGAAGCGGGACAGAGTTCGGTCGGCGGAACCATCAGCACAAAGACATTGGATCAGAGGTGGTATACACAGTTTAGAATCGGTCGATGGGAAAACGGACGCTCTGTAGTCAATACAGGGTCTCAATTTCCGAACGATGATGCATCGGTGGATCAGTTTTTCCGGCAGATGACACCCGATACCGGTATGAAATCGGATATGGGGGCTGACTTTGATAACGAAATGGTTGCAAAAGCTGTAGCCGCAACGATTGACAGGGTCTTTGCAATGACAGGTAAAAAATCAATTTTAGTAACACATTCCCAAGGTGGCGGACCGGGATGGACGGCAGCAAAATACACCGATCATATTGCTGCAATTGTCGCAGTTGAACCGGGTGGAGCACCAGGAACAGACAGCGAAGATTTTAAAGCAGTGCTTTCTAAAAAAATACCAGTAACATTCTATTTCGGCGACTATATTGATAACGGTGATTCTAAGATTCAAGCGACCGGAATGTGGCAGATGATGCGTAGGATGTGCTATTCATTTGCGGAAAGCTATCGAGCACAAGGCGGAGACGCAACGGTTATCGACCTTCCGAAAGTAGGTATCACCGGTAATAGTCACTTTCTGTTCCAAGAATTGAATAACAAAGAAATTGCAGATCATGTTGAAACATGGTTGAAAACAAGGGGGTTATGATGATGAAATCGATGAAAAAATGTGCGGCGGTTTTTGCCGCTGCGGCAGTGTTTTTTACGGCGGCTGTTTCCGCCTTTGCCGCGGACGACAATACGCGAAACGCTAAAAAAGTACTGGTCGTTTATTATTCGGCGACCGGCACAACCGGGCGCTTGGCGAACATAATCGCAAAAGAAACCGGAGCGGATTTGTTTGCGTTAAAGCCGAAAAAGCCTTATACGTCGGCGGATTTGAATTGGACCGATAAAAACAGCCGTGTCGTTAAGGAACACGAAAAGGGTGCAGCCAATGTTTCGGTAGAACTTGAAACCGCAAAGATACCGAATTTCGAATCCTACGATACCGTTTTTATCGGCTATCCGATTTGGTGGAGCGAAGCTTCGTGGGTTGTGGACGGCTTTGTTAAAAATAACAATTTTACGGGCAAAAACGTGATTGCGTTCTGTACGTCGATATCGACCGGAACGGGCGAAAGCCGGAAACGGCTTGAAAGACTTGCGAAAACCGGCAATTGGATCGCGGGCGAACGCTTCCCGAGCAGTTTTACCGAAACTGCCGTAAAAACATGGCTCAAAGGGCTGGGACTGTAATTCAAGAAACAGCTTATAGAAATTAAGGAGGCTATTATGGCAAAGAAACTGGTGGCATTTTTCAGCGCGTCGGGAATAACGGCTAAGGCGGCTCGCATATTGGCGGAAGCTGCAGGAGCAGATTTGTATGAAATAAAGCCGGCAGTTCCGTATACAAAAGCGGATTTGGACTGGATGGATAAAAAATCGCGCAGCACATTGGAAATGAAAGACAAAAATTCGCGCCCCGCTATTGCGGACACCGATGCACACATCGCCGATTATGATTTAATTTTTATCGGCTTTCCGATTTGGTGGTATATCGCTCCGACAATCATCAACACCTTTCTTGAACGCTATGATTTTACCGGTAAGAAAATCGTTCTTTTTGCCACATCGGGCGGAAGCGGTTTCGGGAAGGCCGTCGCCAACTTGCAGACGAGTGCACCGAATGCAAAAATCGTGGAAGGCAAATTATTGAATGGACGGCTGAGCAAGGATACACTTGCCGAGTGGGCGAAAGGGCTTGGTTTATAATGAAAACGGCAACAGGACTTTTTCTTTGCTTTTTTCTTGCCGCCGGCTGTTACGCGCAAGACGACTTCGTAACGGCCGGAACCGAAACGCGGCGCGGCTTTCTCGTCGATAACGTATTGCATTCCGCTCGTTTCGGCGACATTCATTTTTCAAGTTATGTGCCGAAAGAATACGATGGAAGCAGGCCGTACGCTTTGTTTATAACACTGCCGGGATGGGGTGGTCTGTACTTTCAAGGCATCGGTATAAACATTATGCAAGAAGATTTCGGTCTTACCGCACGTGACCATAATAACGAGATGATTATCATCGCTCCCCAGCTGAATGACTGGGGAGAAACAAGTGCTAATCAAACAATTGCGTTAACAGAATATCTGC from the Treponema medium genome contains:
- a CDS encoding alpha/beta hydrolase, whose translation is MNRTKKTGHALILKCTLCGVLLSAGLLLSLTGCATTNHNNLVIAKQGMFSSGGIVVRSAGVFNPENQWEASGSGQTTHADHANVLYQIPAVETELPMVFLHGYGQSRMGWMTTPDGREGWSNLFLKKGHSIFLIDEPRRGEAGQSSVGGTISTKTLDQRWYTQFRIGRWENGRSVVNTGSQFPNDDASVDQFFRQMTPDTGMKSDMGADFDNEMVAKAVAATIDRVFAMTGKKSILVTHSQGGGPGWTAAKYTDHIAAIVAVEPGGAPGTDSEDFKAVLSKKIPVTFYFGDYIDNGDSKIQATGMWQMMRRMCYSFAESYRAQGGDATVIDLPKVGITGNSHFLFQELNNKEIADHVETWLKTRGL
- a CDS encoding flavodoxin, translated to MAKKLVAFFSASGITAKAARILAEAAGADLYEIKPAVPYTKADLDWMDKKSRSTLEMKDKNSRPAIADTDAHIADYDLIFIGFPIWWYIAPTIINTFLERYDFTGKKIVLFATSGGSGFGKAVANLQTSAPNAKIVEGKLLNGRLSKDTLAEWAKGLGL
- a CDS encoding flavodoxin gives rise to the protein MVENKGVMMMKSMKKCAAVFAAAAVFFTAAVSAFAADDNTRNAKKVLVVYYSATGTTGRLANIIAKETGADLFALKPKKPYTSADLNWTDKNSRVVKEHEKGAANVSVELETAKIPNFESYDTVFIGYPIWWSEASWVVDGFVKNNNFTGKNVIAFCTSISTGTGESRKRLERLAKTGNWIAGERFPSSFTETAVKTWLKGLGL